From Natronorubrum halophilum, a single genomic window includes:
- a CDS encoding Gfo/Idh/MocA family protein, with protein MKTVRYGIVGATGYGSNHADAVAAIDGAEVVGGTARSEASLASFEVDHDATGYTDYEDLFDAEPLDAVSICTPSGTHAEIAVAAADAGLHVLSEKPLDVYLERVDRMIDAADRNDVRLGGVFQRRFTPERWTARQWVEEGRFGDLLLADTAVKWHRPQRYYDDHWHGRRDLDGGVLMQQAIHFVDLLQWLTGGIERVTADTGTMAHEMECEDVAVVTVRFENGARGTIEATTGVSGGRERVELNGTAGSYNSGTFVLEDEAVDPDLTEPPYGTGLEGQIGDFVAAIREERDPIVSGRDAREAVEVVLAAYASAVLDRPVCIDEVRDVQAHT; from the coding sequence ATGAAGACCGTCAGGTACGGAATCGTCGGCGCGACGGGATACGGCAGCAACCACGCTGATGCGGTCGCGGCCATCGACGGCGCCGAAGTCGTCGGGGGTACGGCGCGGAGCGAGGCGTCGCTCGCATCGTTTGAGGTGGACCACGACGCGACGGGATACACGGACTACGAGGACCTGTTCGACGCGGAACCCCTCGATGCGGTCAGCATCTGTACGCCCTCGGGAACGCACGCCGAAATCGCGGTCGCCGCCGCCGACGCGGGGCTCCACGTCCTCTCCGAGAAACCGCTCGACGTCTATCTCGAGCGCGTCGACCGGATGATCGACGCCGCGGATCGAAACGACGTTCGCCTCGGCGGGGTCTTCCAGCGTCGCTTCACGCCCGAGCGCTGGACCGCCCGACAGTGGGTCGAGGAAGGACGGTTCGGTGACCTGCTCCTCGCCGATACGGCGGTCAAGTGGCACCGTCCGCAGCGCTACTACGATGACCACTGGCACGGTCGCCGCGATCTCGACGGCGGCGTCCTCATGCAGCAGGCGATCCACTTCGTCGACTTGCTCCAGTGGCTGACCGGCGGTATCGAGCGCGTGACCGCCGATACCGGAACGATGGCCCACGAGATGGAGTGTGAGGACGTCGCCGTCGTCACCGTCCGATTCGAGAACGGCGCTCGCGGTACCATCGAGGCGACGACCGGCGTCTCGGGCGGACGGGAGCGCGTCGAACTGAACGGTACCGCGGGATCGTACAACTCCGGGACGTTCGTGCTCGAGGACGAAGCGGTCGATCCGGACCTAACGGAACCGCCGTACGGAACGGGACTCGAGGGACAAATCGGAGACTTCGTCGCGGCAATCCGCGAGGAGCGCGACCCGATCGTCAGCGGCCGCGACGCGCGCGAGGCCGTCGAAGTCGTCCTCGCCGCCTACGCGTCGGCGGTGCTCGATCGTCCCGTGTGCATCGACGAGGTCCGCGACGTACAAGCGCACACCTGA
- a CDS encoding MBL fold metallo-hydrolase: protein MTINSDWGKWWAREEFNGPSVDGVSLWFLGVTGWAIRTPETTVFIDPYFSTERDREYIARMPPVPMEPQWADSCDAVFCTHDHRDHFWPPSFGPLLDHGGSVHAPAECYENHDVSEIPPDQQEAVEPGDTYEVGDLTIHVRGGRDPDADGSVTYVLEHEEGTIFHGGDNRPCEAFHDVGEEFDIDMGMLSYGTSGRIVMDGDVKRRKLYNDAQDVIEAANALGIDRLVPTHWRRWRSIQADPGALSAAATTFEYPASSRRSRSATASDSVNPGSSRRLTSATSERPSAPVRAVPRDGRLESVNDRFRPVAIANSGPGVD from the coding sequence ATGACGATCAACAGCGACTGGGGCAAGTGGTGGGCCCGCGAGGAGTTCAACGGACCCTCGGTGGACGGCGTCTCCCTGTGGTTCCTCGGCGTTACGGGCTGGGCGATCAGGACGCCGGAGACCACCGTGTTCATCGACCCCTACTTCAGCACCGAGCGGGACCGCGAGTACATCGCCCGGATGCCGCCGGTGCCGATGGAACCTCAGTGGGCTGACTCCTGTGACGCCGTGTTCTGCACCCACGACCACCGCGACCACTTTTGGCCCCCGTCCTTCGGCCCGCTGCTGGACCACGGGGGATCGGTCCACGCGCCGGCCGAGTGTTACGAGAACCACGACGTGAGCGAGATTCCGCCGGACCAGCAGGAGGCCGTCGAACCCGGCGACACCTACGAGGTCGGCGACCTGACGATCCACGTTCGGGGCGGCCGCGACCCCGACGCCGACGGAAGCGTCACCTACGTGCTCGAGCACGAGGAGGGGACGATCTTCCACGGCGGCGACAACCGCCCCTGCGAGGCGTTCCACGACGTCGGCGAGGAGTTCGATATCGACATGGGCATGCTTTCCTACGGCACCAGCGGCCGCATCGTGATGGACGGCGACGTCAAGCGTCGGAAACTGTACAACGACGCCCAGGACGTGATCGAGGCCGCGAACGCCCTCGGGATCGATCGACTGGTGCCGACCCACTGGCGGCGCTGGCGGTCGATCCAGGCCGATCCCGGCGCGCTCTCGGCGGCCGCGACGACCTTCGAGTACCCCGCATCATCGAGGAGATCGAGGTCGGCGACCGCCTCCGACTCGGTCAACCCGGGATCGTCCCGCCGACTCACCTCGGCGACGAGTGAACGGCCGTCGGCACCGGTTCGAGCGGTCCCTCGAGACGGTCGACTCGAGTCGGTGAACGATCGATTTCGCCCGGTGGCGATAGCGAACTCCGGGCCGGGCGTCGACTGA
- a CDS encoding dihydrodipicolinate synthase family protein codes for MPRAGLRVRFRDVAFTTAVPFSDDGSGVLFDELTDNLATQYEAGARLFIPCGNTGEYYSLTDEERIEIVETHVEATGDEATIAGGVAGSLREVERLADAYEDAGADAIMVMHPDHTYLHQRGLANYYHRICDATDLGVVIYKRGPEVPRDVIVDLSERESVVAVKFAVNDVREFSQTVADAPGEVTWVNGIAERYALSFAIEGATGFTTGLGNFAPAATLALFDAVENENWEVARSIQRLLRPIEDLREESGEGNALSAANNVPVVKYGMDLAGHTGGPVRDPLVDLSADDAVRLEEYYDQLQSTPVLETA; via the coding sequence ATGCCCAGAGCTGGCCTCAGAGTGCGTTTCCGAGACGTCGCATTCACCACCGCCGTGCCGTTCAGCGACGACGGATCGGGCGTGCTGTTCGACGAACTCACCGACAACCTCGCGACGCAGTACGAGGCCGGCGCTCGCCTGTTCATCCCCTGTGGTAACACGGGCGAGTACTACTCGCTGACCGACGAGGAGCGGATCGAGATCGTCGAGACCCACGTCGAGGCGACCGGCGACGAGGCGACGATCGCCGGCGGCGTCGCCGGCAGCCTCCGGGAGGTCGAACGACTCGCCGACGCCTACGAGGACGCCGGGGCGGACGCGATCATGGTGATGCACCCCGACCACACCTACCTGCACCAGCGCGGGTTGGCGAACTACTACCACCGGATCTGCGACGCGACCGACCTCGGTGTCGTCATCTACAAGCGCGGTCCCGAGGTTCCGCGGGACGTAATCGTCGACCTGAGCGAGCGCGAGAGCGTCGTCGCGGTGAAGTTCGCGGTGAACGACGTCAGGGAATTCTCCCAGACCGTCGCGGACGCACCCGGCGAGGTGACCTGGGTCAACGGGATCGCAGAGCGGTACGCGCTCTCCTTTGCCATCGAGGGAGCGACGGGCTTTACCACCGGTCTCGGAAACTTCGCGCCAGCGGCGACGCTGGCGCTGTTCGACGCCGTCGAGAACGAGAACTGGGAGGTGGCCCGATCGATCCAGCGTCTGCTGCGCCCGATCGAGGACCTCCGCGAGGAATCTGGCGAGGGGAACGCGCTCTCGGCCGCGAACAACGTGCCCGTCGTCAAGTACGGCATGGATCTCGCGGGGCACACCGGCGGACCGGTGCGCGACCCGCTGGTCGACCTCTCCGCGGACGATGCGGTGCGCCTCGAGGAGTACTACGACCAACTCCAGTCGACACCGGTGCTGGAAACGGCCTGA
- a CDS encoding universal stress protein — translation MERALVVVDDTETHRQLLAEAGAFARNGAAELVVLAWTTPEAAEESVDALEWVEKMEGTTFKETDEVSMTRQFAREFSDDVLGDVDVDVDVEGIVTEEGGLDDEILSAADRLACDHIFLVGRKRSPTGKAIFGDVAQRVLLNFDGPVTLVMQ, via the coding sequence ATGGAGCGAGCACTCGTCGTCGTAGACGACACGGAAACGCACAGACAACTTCTCGCCGAAGCGGGCGCGTTCGCACGGAACGGGGCCGCCGAGCTCGTCGTCCTCGCGTGGACGACCCCCGAAGCGGCCGAGGAGAGCGTCGACGCGCTCGAGTGGGTCGAGAAGATGGAGGGAACGACGTTCAAGGAAACCGACGAAGTGTCCATGACGCGGCAGTTCGCTCGGGAGTTCAGCGACGACGTACTCGGCGACGTAGACGTCGACGTAGACGTCGAAGGCATCGTCACCGAGGAGGGCGGTCTCGACGACGAGATCCTCTCAGCGGCCGATCGACTGGCCTGCGATCACATCTTTCTCGTCGGTCGCAAGCGGTCGCCGACTGGGAAGGCGATCTTCGGCGACGTCGCCCAACGCGTCCTGTTGAACTTCGACGGTCCGGTGACCCTCGTGATGCAGTAG
- a CDS encoding PPC domain-containing DNA-binding protein: protein MESFESDDGHVIVRLDRGDMALESIERACEDHGVDTGAVVTGIGTFSTLNVHYVDRTDLPDEQGDRNVDLELDGAWEVTDINGVIADGEPHLHVTAFDGDRTVGGHLEAGCEVNVLGEITIRKIDGLSLERRPGERNVSQLTRR, encoded by the coding sequence ATGGAATCGTTCGAATCCGACGACGGACACGTGATCGTCCGTCTCGACCGCGGCGACATGGCCCTCGAATCGATCGAGCGGGCCTGCGAGGACCACGGGGTCGACACCGGTGCCGTCGTCACCGGCATCGGCACGTTCAGCACGCTGAACGTCCACTACGTCGATCGCACGGACCTTCCCGACGAGCAGGGCGATCGCAACGTCGACCTCGAGCTGGACGGTGCGTGGGAGGTCACCGACATCAACGGCGTCATCGCGGATGGCGAGCCCCACCTCCACGTGACCGCGTTCGACGGTGACCGAACCGTCGGCGGTCATCTGGAGGCGGGCTGTGAGGTCAACGTCCTCGGCGAGATAACGATCCGGAAGATCGACGGGCTCTCGCTGGAGCGTCGACCCGGCGAGCGGAACGTCTCACAGCTCACCCGTCGCTGA
- a CDS encoding mannonate dehydratase has translation MTQKSSADVRVGVRTRSLSESRLRYIRQLGATDIFVDHADTEEEPDEFNDRDGTDTIAVGPNQIPSISELTAARERVEDAGLTFTGIQSLPYSMYGDIMFGRDGADEALDQITTLIRNLGEADIPILGYQWNPRSVVPMRTSPVEDRGGAESTAFDYDELDNPDELAPGIDREYTEDEFWDNYQYFLENVLPVAEMAGVDLALHPVDPPSLESLGGIPRLFRNVENFEKGMELLPSDNHGLKLCLGCFSQMGEDVTDVIRRFGERDQIIFIHFRDVAGTMPKFHETFVDKGNFNTADAMRALHDVGFEGAVIPDHVPKMEGDDDWRHRGRGFTIGYLCGVVDTVRSEQTQTTPAPETE, from the coding sequence ATGACCCAAAAGAGTAGCGCTGATGTTCGCGTTGGCGTTCGAACACGGTCACTTTCGGAGTCTCGACTACGATACATTCGTCAACTGGGTGCAACGGACATTTTCGTTGATCACGCCGATACGGAGGAGGAACCCGATGAATTCAACGACCGTGATGGAACCGACACGATTGCAGTCGGTCCAAACCAAATTCCGTCCATTTCGGAACTTACAGCCGCTCGGGAACGGGTCGAGGATGCAGGGCTGACCTTTACAGGTATACAATCTCTCCCGTATTCGATGTACGGCGACATTATGTTCGGTCGTGACGGTGCGGATGAGGCACTCGATCAGATTACGACCCTGATTCGAAATCTCGGAGAGGCCGACATCCCAATATTGGGATATCAGTGGAATCCCCGTAGCGTGGTTCCGATGCGCACTTCTCCCGTTGAAGACCGAGGCGGCGCCGAATCAACTGCCTTCGATTACGACGAGCTTGACAACCCGGACGAGCTCGCACCCGGTATCGACCGTGAGTACACCGAAGACGAGTTCTGGGACAACTATCAATACTTTCTTGAGAACGTTCTTCCAGTAGCCGAGATGGCAGGTGTCGACCTGGCACTCCATCCGGTCGATCCGCCGAGTCTCGAATCGCTCGGAGGGATTCCGCGCCTGTTCCGCAATGTGGAGAACTTCGAGAAGGGCATGGAACTCCTCCCGAGCGACAATCACGGACTGAAGCTCTGTCTAGGCTGTTTCTCACAGATGGGTGAGGATGTTACCGATGTCATCCGTCGATTCGGCGAGCGCGATCAGATCATCTTTATCCACTTCCGTGACGTCGCCGGCACGATGCCGAAGTTCCACGAGACGTTCGTCGATAAGGGCAACTTCAATACCGCTGATGCGATGAGAGCTCTCCACGATGTCGGTTTCGAAGGGGCAGTCATTCCCGACCACGTACCGAAGATGGAGGGCGATGACGACTGGCGACACCGAGGACGCGGATTTACTATCGGATATCTCTGCGGCGTCGTCGATACGGTTCGTTCGGAACAGACGCAGACAACGCCGGCGCCCGAAACCGAATAA
- a CDS encoding NAD-dependent epimerase/dehydratase family protein, with protein sequence MDVLVTGSYGRCGTAIIDHLQDDDRYEFTYYNRSDRDAGPYAEYETVVGDIADYETLREACEGQDAIVHLAAYPYTDGDWSDIFEPNILGMYNVLEAAREAEVESVVFGSTNHVMGMYELENLPEIYERDYGLVLDHTDPVRPDSYYGASKSFGEDLGRYYVEGGKFPTRFYALRICSVRSEEYDHPYGDAEIGVAEGDWERGSDEYEEEVARMKATWQSRRDFAHQIECCLQDDSVEFDIFSGVSDNRRRWYDLEHARARIGYDPQDDGEEWDAPPE encoded by the coding sequence ATGGACGTACTAGTAACCGGTTCGTACGGTCGGTGCGGTACCGCAATCATCGATCACTTGCAAGACGACGATCGGTACGAGTTCACGTACTACAATCGATCGGACCGGGACGCCGGTCCCTACGCCGAGTACGAGACGGTCGTCGGCGACATCGCGGACTACGAGACGCTCCGCGAGGCCTGCGAGGGTCAGGACGCGATCGTCCACCTCGCCGCCTACCCCTACACCGACGGCGACTGGAGCGATATCTTCGAGCCGAACATCCTCGGCATGTACAACGTCCTCGAGGCCGCCCGGGAGGCCGAGGTCGAGTCCGTCGTCTTCGGCTCGACCAACCACGTGATGGGGATGTACGAACTCGAGAACCTGCCCGAGATCTACGAGCGCGACTACGGCCTCGTCCTCGATCACACCGACCCCGTTCGTCCCGACTCCTACTACGGCGCGTCCAAGAGTTTCGGCGAGGATCTCGGCCGGTACTACGTCGAGGGCGGTAAGTTTCCGACGCGGTTCTACGCGCTCCGAATCTGTAGCGTCCGGAGCGAGGAGTACGACCATCCCTACGGCGACGCCGAGATCGGCGTCGCGGAGGGCGACTGGGAGCGCGGCAGCGACGAGTACGAGGAGGAGGTCGCGCGGATGAAAGCGACCTGGCAGTCCCGCCGGGACTTCGCCCACCAGATCGAGTGCTGTCTGCAGGACGACAGCGTCGAGTTCGATATCTTCAGCGGCGTCAGCGACAACCGCCGGCGCTGGTACGACCTCGAGCACGCTCGAGCGCGGATCGGCTACGATCCGCAGGACGACGGCGAGGAGTGGGACGCGCCGCCGGAGTAA
- a CDS encoding lactonase family protein yields the protein MGTRQSFLAFVCSTGSDGNGVVTVQLSADGTVAERGRSPAENPLFLSIHPNGESLYAVERVDGGRLSAYRIESGRGDLTRLNDRSSEGAAPCYVSVDAVGRYAFVANYQGGTVSAFPIEPDGRLGEAADVVRHEGSGLDPERQAAPHPHSIVPGPRNRFCYAPDLGTDRIEIYRPDAESGALRTAEAGATTTRAGSGPRHIAFHPTEAICYVVNELDSTVSAFECARETGALAEIDRASTLPPGLDGDDAPADVHVHPSGRWVYVSNRGHDSIAVFAVDRESGHLDLVTHEPTRGETPRDIALTPDGGFLIAANQHGDSIVAFAIDGGGRLEPVAELAVPKPVCISVLEPTRRR from the coding sequence ATGGGTACACGACAGTCGTTCCTCGCGTTCGTCTGCTCGACCGGGAGCGATGGGAACGGCGTTGTCACCGTTCAGTTGTCGGCCGACGGAACGGTGGCCGAACGAGGGCGGTCGCCGGCAGAGAATCCGCTGTTTCTTTCGATCCACCCGAACGGTGAGAGCCTCTACGCGGTCGAACGAGTCGACGGCGGGCGACTGTCCGCTTACCGAATCGAATCCGGTCGCGGCGACCTGACGCGGCTCAACGATCGCTCGAGCGAAGGGGCCGCTCCCTGCTACGTTAGCGTCGACGCGGTCGGACGCTACGCGTTCGTCGCCAACTACCAGGGCGGTACCGTGTCGGCGTTCCCGATCGAACCCGATGGCCGCCTGGGCGAAGCCGCCGACGTCGTCCGTCACGAAGGGTCGGGTCTCGACCCGGAGCGTCAGGCGGCTCCCCACCCGCACTCGATCGTGCCCGGTCCGCGAAATCGCTTCTGTTACGCGCCCGACCTCGGAACGGACCGCATCGAGATCTATCGCCCGGACGCCGAGTCCGGAGCGCTCCGAACCGCCGAGGCGGGGGCTACGACGACCCGTGCGGGTTCGGGACCGCGTCACATCGCGTTTCATCCGACCGAGGCGATCTGTTACGTGGTCAACGAACTCGATTCGACGGTGAGCGCGTTCGAGTGCGCCCGTGAAACCGGCGCGCTCGCCGAGATCGATCGGGCGAGCACCCTGCCGCCGGGACTCGACGGAGACGACGCACCCGCGGACGTTCACGTCCATCCGTCGGGACGGTGGGTGTACGTCTCCAACCGGGGGCACGATAGCATCGCCGTCTTCGCGGTCGATCGCGAGAGCGGTCACCTCGATCTCGTCACCCACGAACCGACGCGCGGAGAGACGCCTCGAGATATCGCTCTTACACCCGACGGCGGGTTTCTGATCGCGGCCAACCAGCACGGCGACTCGATCGTCGCGTTCGCGATCGACGGGGGCGGACGCCTCGAGCCGGTCGCGGAACTCGCGGTGCCGAAACCCGTTTGCATATCGGTGCTCGAGCCAACGCGTCGTCGCTGA
- a CDS encoding mandelate racemase/muconate lactonizing enzyme family protein yields MEITDVQVIPLAHSLPDGHGLGDARGFGTDRGTTLVRLETDDGTVGWGEAFAPGPMATATIETMFVDDVVGMDPFEVESLAETSYTDPYHFGGDVVVQSAVSAIDVACWDIIGKSVGRPVHRLLGGTRCEELTPYASTMYFTEADRPIAEPIREAVEEGFTAAKIKIGAGLKSDVERVRTAREIMGDDADLMVDMNGNYRPHQAVKSARAIEEYDVAWIEEPVPPENRSGYRELRGKIDVPIAAGEAHYGRFEFKELIDDRTVDIVQPNLGRCGGLSEARLIAGMASTENVAVRPHIWNSAVGMAAAVQFGASISSYPHTRNVPEPMVIEFDRSENPLRSELLETPFDPTGGTIDVPQSPGLGIEIDRDALERYRAD; encoded by the coding sequence ATGGAGATCACGGACGTTCAGGTGATTCCGCTCGCACACTCGCTCCCCGACGGGCACGGACTCGGCGACGCGCGAGGCTTCGGGACCGACCGCGGGACGACGCTGGTACGCCTCGAGACCGATGACGGCACCGTCGGCTGGGGCGAGGCGTTCGCGCCGGGGCCGATGGCGACGGCGACCATTGAAACCATGTTCGTGGACGACGTCGTCGGCATGGACCCCTTCGAGGTCGAATCGCTCGCCGAGACGTCCTACACCGATCCGTACCACTTCGGCGGCGACGTGGTCGTCCAGAGCGCCGTCAGCGCGATCGACGTCGCCTGCTGGGACATCATCGGAAAGAGCGTCGGTCGGCCGGTCCACCGGCTGCTCGGCGGCACGCGTTGCGAGGAGTTGACTCCCTACGCGTCGACGATGTACTTCACCGAAGCGGATCGACCGATCGCGGAGCCGATCCGCGAGGCCGTCGAGGAGGGGTTTACCGCCGCGAAGATCAAGATCGGGGCGGGCCTCAAGTCCGACGTCGAGCGCGTGCGCACGGCGCGGGAGATCATGGGTGACGACGCCGATCTGATGGTCGATATGAACGGCAACTATCGTCCCCACCAGGCCGTCAAGTCGGCACGGGCCATCGAGGAGTACGACGTGGCCTGGATCGAAGAGCCCGTCCCGCCGGAGAACCGGTCGGGATACCGCGAACTACGCGGGAAGATCGATGTCCCCATCGCCGCCGGCGAAGCCCACTACGGACGATTCGAGTTTAAAGAGTTGATCGACGATCGGACGGTCGACATCGTCCAGCCGAACCTCGGTCGCTGTGGCGGCCTCTCGGAGGCGCGGTTGATCGCGGGCATGGCCTCGACCGAGAACGTCGCCGTCAGGCCGCACATCTGGAACAGTGCCGTCGGCATGGCCGCCGCGGTACAGTTCGGCGCGAGCATCTCGAGCTATCCCCACACGCGCAACGTCCCCGAACCGATGGTGATCGAGTTCGATCGCAGCGAGAACCCGCTGCGGAGCGAGTTGCTCGAGACGCCGTTCGATCCGACCGGCGGCACCATCGACGTCCCGCAGAGTCCGGGACTGGGCATCGAAATCGACCGCGACGCGCTGGAACGGTACCGCGCTGACTGA
- the xacF gene encoding 2,5-dioxovalerate dehydrogenase: MPTAYRNYVDGEWVESSSGDTFEVLNPANTNEVVGEFQSSSSADAEAAIKAAVAAEDEWASTPGPERGAILKETAQILEDRKEELTETLTREEGKTLGEAGGEVQRAIDIFYYYAQKASDLGGTVKSPSGADKDLFTKREPLGTVALITPWNYPIAIPAWKLAPALAAGNTAVLKPASAAPTVALKLLEALDDAGLPDGVANSVTGSGSEVGGVLTDHEGVDAVSFTGSTAVGTAVAQAAADDLKRVQCEMGGKNPTVVMSSADVDEAVDIVGAGAFGVTGQACTACSRAIVHEDVYDEFVAGITEYAESIEIGPGDEDVDMGPHVTNSELEGTLEYVEIAAEEDGAPLETGGERLTGDEYDDGYYVEPAVFSDVENDMRIAQEEVFGPVLAVLKVGGFEEGLEVANDVDYGLSASIITQDLTEANQFAENVESGVAKVNEKTTGLELHVPFGGYKGSSTNTYREQGDAGLDFFTSTKTVYMNY; this comes from the coding sequence ATGCCGACAGCGTACCGCAACTACGTCGATGGAGAGTGGGTAGAATCGAGTTCCGGAGATACGTTCGAGGTGCTGAACCCCGCGAACACGAACGAGGTCGTCGGGGAGTTCCAGTCCTCCTCGTCCGCGGACGCCGAGGCGGCGATCAAGGCCGCCGTCGCCGCCGAGGACGAGTGGGCGTCGACGCCCGGCCCGGAGCGGGGAGCGATCCTCAAGGAGACGGCGCAGATTCTCGAGGATCGGAAGGAGGAACTGACCGAGACGCTGACCCGCGAGGAGGGCAAGACGCTCGGCGAAGCCGGCGGCGAGGTCCAGCGCGCGATCGACATCTTCTACTACTATGCACAGAAGGCCAGCGACCTCGGCGGCACCGTCAAGTCGCCCAGCGGAGCCGACAAGGACCTCTTTACCAAACGCGAACCGCTGGGAACCGTCGCGCTGATCACGCCGTGGAACTACCCCATCGCGATCCCGGCCTGGAAGCTTGCACCCGCGCTGGCGGCCGGCAACACGGCCGTCCTCAAACCCGCCTCGGCGGCACCGACCGTCGCCCTGAAGCTGCTCGAGGCGCTCGACGACGCGGGACTGCCCGACGGCGTCGCGAACTCCGTCACCGGCTCCGGCAGCGAAGTCGGCGGCGTGTTGACCGACCACGAGGGCGTCGACGCCGTCTCCTTCACCGGGAGCACGGCGGTCGGTACCGCCGTCGCACAGGCCGCCGCTGACGACCTCAAGCGCGTCCAGTGTGAGATGGGCGGGAAGAACCCGACGGTCGTGATGTCCAGCGCCGACGTCGACGAGGCGGTCGACATCGTTGGCGCCGGCGCGTTCGGCGTCACCGGCCAGGCCTGTACCGCCTGCTCCCGAGCGATCGTCCACGAGGACGTCTACGACGAGTTCGTCGCGGGGATCACCGAGTACGCCGAATCGATCGAGATCGGCCCCGGCGACGAGGACGTCGACATGGGCCCCCACGTCACGAACAGCGAACTGGAGGGCACGCTCGAGTACGTCGAGATCGCCGCGGAGGAAGACGGCGCGCCCCTCGAGACCGGCGGCGAGCGACTTACCGGCGACGAGTACGACGACGGCTACTACGTCGAACCGGCCGTCTTCTCGGACGTGGAAAACGACATGCGCATCGCCCAGGAGGAGGTCTTCGGTCCGGTGCTGGCAGTGTTGAAGGTCGGCGGCTTCGAGGAGGGTCTCGAGGTCGCCAACGACGTCGACTACGGCCTCTCGGCGAGTATCATCACGCAGGATCTCACCGAGGCCAACCAGTTCGCCGAGAACGTCGAGTCGGGCGTCGCGAAGGTCAACGAGAAGACGACCGGCCTCGAACTGCACGTCCCCTTCGGCGGCTACAAGGGATCCTCGACGAACACCTACCGCGAACAGGGCGACGCGGGGCTCGACTTCTTCACGTCGACGAAGACGGTCTACATGAACTACTAG
- a CDS encoding Gfo/Idh/MocA family protein, whose product MREYNMADSPPTDFRVGLVGLGSLGIRLGRQFDSVPNTELVAIADINEDNLVEAGSELEVAASARYTDYETMLAEEPLDAAAIATPNGLHYAQVVAALERDLHVLCEKPLATSVEDARDLYRRNQETDRVIMLGYQRHLNPAFIMARERWATGDNDPTFITGEITHDWRSYYESMDDWRMNPELSGGGHLLNVGSHVIDAILWVTGLTPTHVNANVEFHDEDKIFDKQSSITIEFENGALANVSDSGIVACTREHIHIWDDDGAVYLEGREWDERTGYTIDAEGTEHDPYLDYHGRQTKAEAFIEAVREGTEPPITVQDAFRTMIVTMAAYESGRTGERIDLAERYSFVGDGLVD is encoded by the coding sequence ATGCGTGAGTACAACATGGCCGACTCACCACCAACCGATTTCCGCGTCGGGCTCGTCGGGCTCGGGAGCCTTGGGATCCGGCTCGGACGGCAGTTCGACTCCGTGCCGAACACGGAACTGGTCGCGATAGCCGACATCAACGAGGACAATTTGGTCGAAGCGGGCAGCGAGCTCGAGGTCGCGGCGTCGGCCCGGTACACCGACTACGAGACGATGCTAGCGGAAGAGCCCCTCGACGCGGCGGCGATCGCTACCCCGAACGGGCTTCACTACGCACAGGTGGTCGCCGCGCTCGAGCGCGATCTCCACGTTCTCTGCGAGAAACCGCTGGCGACCTCCGTCGAGGACGCCCGCGATCTGTACCGGCGTAACCAGGAGACCGACCGGGTCATCATGCTCGGTTACCAGCGGCATCTGAACCCCGCGTTCATCATGGCCCGCGAGCGGTGGGCGACGGGTGACAACGACCCGACGTTCATCACCGGCGAGATCACCCACGACTGGCGCTCGTACTACGAGTCCATGGACGACTGGCGGATGAACCCCGAACTGAGCGGCGGCGGTCACCTCCTGAACGTCGGCTCGCACGTGATCGACGCGATCCTCTGGGTGACCGGCCTCACCCCGACCCACGTCAACGCCAACGTCGAGTTCCACGACGAGGACAAGATCTTCGACAAACAGTCCTCGATCACCATCGAGTTCGAGAACGGGGCGCTCGCTAACGTCTCGGACTCGGGTATCGTCGCGTGTACGCGAGAACACATCCACATCTGGGACGACGACGGTGCCGTCTACCTCGAGGGGCGCGAGTGGGACGAGCGCACCGGCTACACGATCGATGCGGAGGGCACCGAGCACGACCCGTACCTCGACTACCACGGCCGACAGACCAAAGCCGAGGCGTTCATCGAGGCGGTCCGCGAGGGAACCGAGCCGCCAATCACGGTTCAGGACGCGTTCCGGACGATGATCGTCACGATGGCCGCCTACGAGTCCGGCCGAACCGGCGAGCGTATCGACCTCGCGGAGCGGTACTCGTTCGTCGGCGACGGACTGGTCGACTGA